Proteins encoded together in one Triticum dicoccoides isolate Atlit2015 ecotype Zavitan chromosome 7B, WEW_v2.0, whole genome shotgun sequence window:
- the LOC119337940 gene encoding hydroxyproline O-galactosyltransferase GALT2-like, producing MARRWRPSHLVFVAGVAYLILISLKFRRVLDLATADLAAVDSAFSSPSSTDHLPPLLPGSSSSSNATLFQVQPFWHRYDRVSLPDITARNRSALDRMADDAWSLGLTAWEDAAAFAGDPWELAAVDAASTDKCPAAVSVRARGRVVFLPCGLAAGSAVTVIGTPRPAHKEYVPQLARMRQGDGTVHVSQFMVELQGLRAVDGEDPPRILHLNPRLRGDWSQRPIIEHNTCYRMQWGSAQRCDGLQPEDNDDKVDGFTKCEKWIRDDIVDTKESKTTSWLKRFIGRAKKPAMTWPFPFVEDRLFVLTIQAGVEGFHIYVGGRHVTSFPYRPGFTLEDATGLYVKGDVDVHSVYATALPMSHPSFSLQQVLEMSDKWRSQPLPRDPVYLFIGILSASNHFAERMAVRKTWMQTSEIKSSKVVARFFVALNSRKEVNVMLKKEAEYFGDIVILPFIDRYELVVLKTIAICEYGVQNLTAAHVMKCDDDTFVRVDVVLRHIKMNSLGKPLYMGNLNLLHRPLRTGKWAVTEEEWPEDIYPPYANGPGYVISGGIAKFVVSQHANQSLRLFKMEDVSMGLWVEKFNYTMPVRYSHSWKFCQYGCLENYYTAHYQSPRQMLCLWDKLVRGRPSCCNYR from the exons ATGGCGCGGCGGTGGCGGCCGTCGCACCTTGTGTTCGTCGCGGGGGTGGCCTATCTCATCCTCATCTCCCTCAAGTTCCGCCGCGTCCTCGACCTTGCCACCGCCGACCTCGCCGCCGTTGACTCCGCCTTCTCCTCCCCATCCTCCACCGACCACCTTCCCCCTCTCCTCCCAGGCAGCTCGTCCTCCTCCAATGCCACCCTGTTCCAGGTTCAGCCCTTCTGGCACCGCTACGACCGCGTCTCCCTCCCCGACATCACCGCTCGCAACcgctccgcgctcgaccgcatggCCGACGACGCCTGGTCGCTCGGGCTCACCGCCTGGGAGGACGCCGCAGCCTTCGCCGGGGACCCctgggagctcgccgccgtcgatgccGCCTCCACCGACAAGTGCCCCGCCGCCGTCTCCGTGCGCGCGCGGGGGAGGGTCGTCTTCCTGCCCTGCGGCCTCGCCGCTGGCTCCGCTGTCACCGTCATCGGCACGCCTAGGCCAGCGCACAAGGAATACGTGCCGCAGCTCGCCAGGATGCGCCAGGGGGACGGGACCGTGCACGTTTCGCAGTTCATGgtcgagctgcagggcctgcgcgCTGTCGACGGCGAGGACCCGCCCAGGATACTGCACCTTAACCCCAGGCTGAGGGGAGACTGGAGCCAGCGCCCCATCATCGAGCACAATACCTGCTACCGGATGCAGTGGGGCTCCGCACAGCGCTGTGACGGCTTGCAGCCCGAGGACAACGACGACAAGG TCGATGGGTTCACCAAATGTGAGAAATGGATACGTGATGATATTGTTGACACAAAAGAGTCCAAGACAACTTCATGGCTAAAGAGGTTCATAGGGCGTGCAAAGAAACCGGCAATGACATGGCCATTCCCTTTTGTGGAAGACAGGCTATTTGTTCTTACTATACAAGCTGGCGTTGAAGGTTTCCACATATATGTTGGTGGTCGACATGTGACATCTTTCCCTTATCGACCA GGGTTCACTCTTGAAGATGCAACAGGATTATATGTTAAGGGTGATGTGGATGTCCATTCAGTTTATGCTACTGCTCTTCCTATGTCTCATCCCAGTTTTTCCCTTCAACAAGTCCTTGAAATGTCAGACAAATGGAGGTCCCAACCACTGCCAAGAGATCCAGTTTACCTTTTTATCGGAATACTTTCGGCATCAAATCATTTTGCTGAACGCATGGCTGTGAGAAAAACTTGGATGCAAACTTCAGAAATTAAGTCTTCTAAAGTAGTCGCACGATTCTTTGTAGCACTG AATTCGAGGAAAGAGGTCAATGTGATGCTGAAGAAAGAAGCTGAATACTTCGGAGATATTGTCATTTTACCATTTATAGATCGTTATGAACTGGTAGTTCTTAAGACAATCGCTATTTGCGAGTATGGG GTCCAGAACTTGACAGCGGCCCATGTCATGAAatgcgacgacgatacatttgtgaGGGTAGATGTGGTTCTCAGACATATCAAGATGAACTCCCTTGGCAAACCATTATACATGGGGAACCTTAACCTCTTGCATAGACCACTGAGAACTGGGAAATGGGCAGTTACGGAGGAG GAGTGGCCTGAAGATATCTATCCGCCTTATGCTAATGGACCCGGTTATGTAATTTCTGGTGGCATAGCAAAATTCGTCGTGTCTCAGCATGCCAATCAGAGTTTAAGG CTATTCAAGATGGAGGATGTAAGTATGGGGCTATGGGTTGAAAAATTCAATTATACCATGCCTGTCAGGTATTCTCATAGCTGGAAGTTCTGCCAGTATGGTTGCCTCGAGAACTACTACACTGCGCATTATCAGTCGCCAAGGCAAATGCTATGCTTGTGGGACAAGTTGGTTCGTGGTCGCCCATCCTGCTGCAATTACAGATAG